The segment GTTACGTGCCCAACCGTGCCAAGGCGGATCGCCATATCTCTGGCGAGGCTGCGGACATAGGTTCCTTTATGACAGTGTACTTCGAAGGAGGATTGTTCTTCATTTTGGCTGTCTAAAAGCAGTAAATTGTCGATATGCACTTGTCTTGATTTAAGCTCAACATCTTTTCCGGCACGTGCGTACGCGTAAGCTGGCTTGCCCTTAATTTTAATAGCGCTATAACGTGGAGGTATTTGCTCGAATGTTCCCGTAAAATCTTTGAGAATGGCCTGAATCTGTTTTGGGGAGGGTCTGACAGAAGATGTGGCTATGATCTCTCCTTCACGGTCGTCTGTTGAAGTTTGCATGCCCCACTTGATCTCAAAGCGGTACGTTTTTGCTTGATCCATCATAAACGGCACTGTTTTGGTGGCTTCACCAATTGCGATGGGTAAGACACCGGAGGCTAGAGGATCTAAAGTGCCAGCGTGACCAATTTTGCGAATTCTCAAGATGTTACGCAATCTGGCAACAACCTGGTGTGAGGTCATTCCCTCGGGTTTATCAATGTTTAGCCAACCATGCATTAAACGAGTATCACAGATCCTGAGCCACATGAGGAGATCGCAGTAAATTTTCAATGTGGTTTGCTGTCTCAAAAGATTGATCGTGTTCAAAACGGAGTGCAGGGACTCCGCGCAGCCGTAAAGATTTTCCAAGTTGGTGGCGCAATTGGGGAGCACAGCGATTTAATGCGCTAACAACTTCAGATGTATTTTGACCGCCAAGCGGCGTGACAAAGGCAAATGCGTGCTTCAAGTCGATACTCATACGGACTTCGCTGATGGTGATCGAGCAATCCTGCAAAGCTTCTTCCTGCCACAGTCCTTGTTGCAAAAGCGAAGAGAGAATATGACGTACTTCTTCGCTGACTTGACGTTGGCGCTGCGTGGGTTGGGTGTTTGGTCCTTTTTTAGACATATTTTAAAACAAAATCCTATTATTTTTGTAAGTCCTTGACAAGGGTAACTGTTCAGCTCACTCCGATCGTCATTACGGCCGGTGCAGACAGAATGGTTACCTTACAAGTTATAATATGGTTCTAGTGAGGGGAATTTTCAATATTTATTTTTGTACTCCTTGATGGATGAACACACTACCGTTTTTGGGAAAAATGTGGTTGAATGTTAGGTGTACAGAATCA is part of the Pseudomonadota bacterium genome and harbors:
- the truB gene encoding tRNA pseudouridine(55) synthase TruB, whose amino-acid sequence is MWLRICDTRLMHGWLNIDKPEGMTSHQVVARLRNILRIRKIGHAGTLDPLASGVLPIAIGEATKTVPFMMDQAKTYRFEIKWGMQTSTDDREGEIIATSSVRPSPKQIQAILKDFTGTFEQIPPRYSAIKIKGKPAYAYARAGKDVELKSRQVHIDNLLLLDSQNEEQSSFEVHCHKGTYVRSLARDMAIRLGTVGHVTSLRRTQVGNFHESSAILLENWSDLGHKEVIVEQLYPLDIVLDDILAIKISSSDQHKLMHGQAVQSVATTRQSRHKDLVLCVTPQGVPVALATLIDEWIRPTRVFNIVTER
- the rbfA gene encoding 30S ribosome-binding factor RbfA; the protein is MSKKGPNTQPTQRQRQVSEEVRHILSSLLQQGLWQEEALQDCSITISEVRMSIDLKHAFAFVTPLGGQNTSEVVSALNRCAPQLRHQLGKSLRLRGVPALRFEHDQSFETANHIENLLRSPHVAQDL